In a single window of the Coffea eugenioides isolate CCC68of chromosome 3, Ceug_1.0, whole genome shotgun sequence genome:
- the LOC113766043 gene encoding uncharacterized protein LOC113766043 translates to MARTKKGAVKSPPNRRGEASTSRPPRLKRKASRRLALQDEPSSGEETQQQVEQEVQGEQEEEVPYDKSRFTSIENEAWYNVRRGAKVLVEKDVTPDVEEVYHLKASFAKLGWENFFNIPNFYYEELVREFYANVEDKKRFQYNTEVITSIVRGRKVQVHRADLESYLHVSDVGYKVDLKKAFKPNDLDSWNMLEALVRLGVEYKATRTTGRYSVLTSSFPESQRLLIYLFSSNIIPRASGTNEARTSDIYFLDKMEHGLGNIQGIPLGSIITNHMWAVVRSNDIKHAFPYPRFLTLKFQRAGVDFSNAIPTGLKKKDVFTLDFCRFILKSKDIGGPSTQGGAQGDIRQQEEAKIERIEEAQGVETTTPPVSTEPSSSRRPSSPQDIRSFLKKIMDKLLCVEAEVKKSRQENKRNSERLRRIETKLGIEAPPTPPSSPDQATT, encoded by the coding sequence ATGGCTCGCACTAAGAAAGGTGCGGTGAAATCACCTCCTAATAGGAGAGGAGAAGCTTCGACGTCTAGACCACCGCGCTTGAAAAGAAAAGCGAGTAGACGCCTTGCGCTTCAAGACGAGCCATCATCTGGAGAGGAGACTCAACAACAAGTGGAACAAGAGGTGCAAGGGGAACAAGAGGAGGAAGTCCCTTATGATAAGTCGCGCTTCACCTCCATCGAAAATGAAGCTTGGTATAATGTTAGAAGGGGAGCTAAGGTATTGGTGGAAAAGGATGTCACTCCGGATGTTGAGGAGGTCTACCATCTCAAGGCCTCCTTTGCCAAGTTGGGATGGGAAAACTTCTTTAACATCCCCAACTTTTATTATGAAGAGCTTGTCCGAGAATTCTACGCGAATGTGGAGGACAAAAAGAGGTTTCAATACAACACGGAGGTGATTACTAGTATAGTGCGAGGGAGAAAAGTTCAAGTCCATAGAGCTGATTTGGAAAGTTATCTTCATGTTTCTGATGTGGGGTACAAGGTAGATTTGAAGAAAGCCTTCAAACCCAACGATTTGGACTCTTGGAACATGCTAGAGGCACTTGTACGCTTGGGGGTTGAGTATAAAGCTACTAGGACGACTGGGCGATATTCCGTATTGACTTCGTCATTTCCAGAGTCGCAACGTcttcttatttatctattttcctCCAACATTATTCCGAGGGCGAGTGGAACCAATGAGGCGCGCACAAGCGACATCTATTTCTTGGATAAAATGGAGCATGGCTTAGGAAACATCCAAGGCATTCCATTGGGAAGCATTATCACCAACCACATGTGGGCTGTGGTTCGCAGTAACGACATCAAACATGCCTTCCCATATCCTCGGTTTTTGACCTTGAAGTTTCAAAGGGCTGGAGTGGATTTTTCTAACGCTATCCCTACGggtctcaagaagaaggatgTCTTTACACTGGATTTTTGCAGGTTTATTTTGAAGAGTAAAGACATAGGTGGTCCCTCGACTCAAGGAGGTGCTCAAGGAGACATTCGGCAGCAGGAGGAAGCTAAAATTGAACGAATTGAAGAAGCTCAAGGGGTTGAAACAACCACCCCACCGGTCTCAACTGAGCCGTCTTCCTCCCGTCGTCCATCCTCACCTCAGGACATTAGGTcgtttttgaagaaaataatgGATAAGCTGCTTTGCGTCGAGGCTGAGGTGAAGAAGAGCCGCCAAGAGAACAAACGGAACTCCGAGCGTCTTCGTCGCATCGAGACCAAGCTGGGTATTGAAGCTCCTCCGACTCCACCATCGTCACCTGACCAAGCGACTACTTGA